In Picosynechococcus sp. PCC 7002, the following are encoded in one genomic region:
- a CDS encoding DUF6439 family protein, producing MHSLTSDLTAIDALELAQALAAKLAIAPNDWHRLKGNRKVQAQQHLSAALVFLLNDNPAAALQHLEQAQGWLDRTISAPPCPDHGRKTAS from the coding sequence ATGCATAGTTTAACGTCTGATTTAACAGCCATTGATGCGCTAGAACTGGCCCAAGCCCTCGCTGCAAAGTTGGCGATCGCCCCCAATGATTGGCACAGATTAAAAGGCAACCGTAAAGTCCAAGCCCAACAACATTTATCTGCGGCTCTGGTTTTTTTGTTGAATGACAATCCCGCCGCCGCCCTGCAACATCTAGAACAGGCCCAAGGATGGTTAGACCGGACAATCTCCGCGCCCCCTTGTCCCGACCATGGTCGTAAAACCGCGTCCTAA
- the frr gene encoding ribosome recycling factor, protein MQLSELRENMQKTIEATQRSFNTLRTGRASASLLDRITVEYYGAETPLKSLASISTPDSSTIMIQPFDRGSLSDVERAISMSDLGLTPNNDGTNIRLNIPPLTKERRQELVKTAGKLAEEGKVALRNIRRDAIDDVRKQEKNSDISEDESRSLQDDIQKVTDEFTTKIDDLLKIKEKDIMTV, encoded by the coding sequence GTGCAGTTAAGTGAACTTAGAGAAAATATGCAAAAGACCATTGAGGCAACCCAGCGGTCTTTTAATACCCTCCGGACAGGGAGAGCCAGCGCCTCCCTCCTCGACCGGATTACGGTGGAATATTACGGTGCAGAAACTCCCCTAAAATCGTTGGCGAGTATTTCGACACCCGACTCCAGCACTATCATGATCCAACCCTTTGATCGGGGTAGTTTGAGTGATGTGGAGCGGGCCATTTCCATGTCTGATTTGGGTCTGACCCCCAACAATGATGGGACAAATATCCGCTTAAATATTCCGCCGCTGACGAAGGAGCGCCGTCAAGAATTGGTCAAAACGGCTGGAAAATTAGCTGAAGAAGGAAAAGTTGCCCTCCGCAATATTCGCCGTGATGCCATTGATGATGTGCGCAAACAGGAGAAAAATAGCGACATTTCCGAGGATGAATCCCGTAGCTTACAGGACGATATCCAGAAGGTGACGGACGAGTTTACGACAAAAATCGATGACCTGCTCAAGATCAAAGAAAAAGACATTATGACGGTCTAG